The proteins below are encoded in one region of Sedimentibacter sp. zth1:
- a CDS encoding metallophosphoesterase: MRVFAIGDLHLDSTRKKPMDIFGQNWIGHEQKIFDNWRENVLDDDMVLIPGDISWAIKLEEANIDLKMIDDMPGKKVCIRGNHDYWWTTKNKLNRLKLDTIEFISNDCFIYNGIAICGCRGWDTYDIESNKDSERIFKRELLRFEMSLQLTKNVECKKIALLHFPPFNIDKSPNDFVNIMQKYSIDTCIYGHLHGAEGHKLAKEGIINGINFYCVASDYLDFKLKLIKV, translated from the coding sequence ATGCGAGTTTTTGCAATAGGAGATCTTCATCTAGATAGCACGAGAAAAAAACCAATGGATATATTTGGTCAAAACTGGATAGGTCATGAGCAAAAGATATTTGACAACTGGAGAGAAAATGTATTAGATGATGATATGGTTCTAATACCAGGTGATATCTCTTGGGCTATAAAATTAGAAGAAGCAAATATAGATTTAAAAATGATTGATGATATGCCTGGTAAAAAGGTATGTATTAGAGGAAATCATGATTATTGGTGGACAACAAAGAATAAGCTAAATAGGTTAAAACTTGATACTATAGAGTTCATTAGCAATGATTGCTTTATTTACAATGGAATAGCTATATGTGGTTGTCGAGGATGGGATACTTATGACATAGAATCAAACAAAGATAGCGAGAGAATTTTCAAAAGAGAACTTTTAAGATTTGAAATGTCTTTGCAGTTGACTAAAAACGTAGAGTGTAAAAAAATAGCATTGTTACATTTTCCACCGTTTAATATTGATAAATCACCAAATGATTTTGTTAATATAATGCAAAAATATAGTATCGACACATGTATATATGGACACCTACATGGTGCAGAGGGACATAAACTTGCTAAAGAGGGTATAATAAATGGTATAAACTTTTATTGTGTAGCAAGTGACTACTTGGATTTTAAATTGAAATTAATAAAAGTATAA
- a CDS encoding AAA family ATPase has protein sequence MFIKELDLKFFGKFKYKKFMFKNGLNIIYGNNEAGKSTMHNFIEIMLFGFKNGKDENDEKLFHKYRPWNSDQYLGALTIEEKDKDYIVKKDFYTKDYKLFSKLKNSNTEKLISIDDKQEVGEYLFGIDKSTFVNTLSIKQLSNSTNEELAAEVKEKIVNLSQSKDETISLDKILKILEAIKDEAGYIDNPKSLVSQYNSRVEELKKQKNKTLESKKYTLHLAMEKKKKQNMVEILDEEIKTINNELEAFRISLLASKKAKADEVYNEIAQIKNELLQYGEGNNIGIDDYEEALKLITVLNSMKTEKKRIEEEMIEINRDMVLLEKESNYDESTEAFLTKLNIDYKTYNEAIQSINELQEKINQGTKLLEQNDLEEINKFEDTYNKANNNELEIVRINNLKNDSTEHLVTKIIKGSKVKKVLSICFGILFLLIASGAAFAGYYFENLIYYYGASVSIISIILFIIASKANTKLKGLNYELLTIKSEQEELADKLKACIDENSKIYTQNKCSTIIELKKKYDYNNSVKEIALEKQKLLEFDNDNLKNAIKNRKIIEEDLLSRLVKYNIFEVTDESVKKVSDIVLEKDRTRQEINKKSILLDKLQQNYRNIEKELDYEQKRCNIILTTNNIKCIDEFKSIVNNNYKISQLKDKIVGLERIIDNILDNYTYEQITNILDTHDTINLSTINNQSFNEEQKFKEIQNKEEMKVLIKKEIDSIDSNIESIEEVEKRLVSIEEEIEFYEDKIKEGTEKVKIADIAMQNIMLISDYIKGDFVPLLKSAISDNFKYVTSGNYKEVLIDEDMNISVVNKDNEIINDLNSLSGGTLDQLYISLRLGLSNLISDNKKIPLILDDSFIQYDENRLKKSLEMLSKESRKRQVILFTCQQREINIVKELGIECNIITIIK, from the coding sequence ATGTTTATTAAAGAACTAGACCTTAAATTTTTTGGTAAATTTAAATATAAAAAATTTATGTTTAAAAATGGATTAAATATAATTTACGGAAACAATGAAGCTGGTAAAAGTACGATGCATAATTTCATAGAAATAATGCTATTTGGGTTTAAAAATGGAAAAGATGAAAATGATGAAAAGTTATTCCATAAATATCGCCCTTGGAATTCAGATCAGTACCTTGGAGCATTAACAATAGAAGAAAAGGATAAAGATTACATAGTCAAGAAAGACTTTTATACTAAGGATTATAAGCTTTTTTCAAAACTCAAAAATTCAAATACTGAAAAATTGATATCTATAGATGATAAACAAGAAGTAGGGGAATATCTTTTTGGAATTGATAAATCTACTTTTGTTAATACCCTTAGCATAAAACAACTTAGTAATTCTACAAATGAAGAATTAGCTGCAGAAGTAAAAGAAAAAATAGTAAATCTAAGCCAATCAAAAGATGAAACTATTTCATTAGATAAAATTCTAAAAATCTTAGAGGCAATAAAAGATGAAGCAGGATACATAGATAATCCCAAAAGTCTTGTTAGTCAATATAATTCTAGAGTAGAAGAATTAAAAAAACAAAAGAATAAAACATTAGAGTCAAAAAAATATACACTCCATCTTGCTATGGAAAAAAAGAAAAAGCAAAACATGGTAGAAATATTAGATGAAGAAATAAAAACAATAAATAATGAACTTGAGGCATTTAGAATTTCATTACTTGCTTCTAAAAAAGCAAAGGCTGATGAAGTATATAATGAAATAGCACAAATTAAAAACGAACTTTTACAGTATGGAGAAGGTAACAATATTGGAATTGATGATTATGAAGAAGCGCTTAAGCTTATAACAGTATTAAATTCCATGAAAACTGAAAAAAAACGAATAGAAGAAGAAATGATTGAGATTAATCGTGATATGGTACTTTTAGAGAAAGAATCAAATTATGACGAGTCAACTGAAGCGTTTTTAACAAAATTGAATATTGATTACAAAACATATAATGAAGCAATCCAAAGCATTAATGAATTACAAGAAAAAATAAATCAAGGAACAAAATTACTAGAACAAAATGATTTAGAAGAAATAAACAAGTTTGAAGATACATACAATAAAGCAAATAATAACGAACTAGAAATTGTTAGAATAAACAACCTAAAAAATGATTCAACGGAACATTTAGTTACAAAAATAATAAAGGGATCAAAAGTTAAAAAAGTACTTAGTATTTGTTTTGGAATATTATTTTTATTAATTGCATCTGGTGCTGCTTTTGCTGGGTACTATTTTGAGAACTTAATTTATTATTATGGCGCAAGTGTTTCTATTATATCAATCATACTTTTTATCATTGCGTCTAAAGCTAATACAAAGCTAAAAGGTCTTAATTATGAACTCTTGACCATAAAAAGTGAGCAAGAAGAGTTAGCGGATAAATTAAAAGCTTGCATAGATGAAAACAGTAAAATATATACACAAAATAAATGCTCTACTATAATTGAATTAAAGAAAAAATATGATTATAATAATTCTGTAAAAGAAATTGCTTTAGAAAAGCAAAAACTTCTTGAATTTGATAATGATAATTTAAAAAATGCAATAAAAAATAGAAAAATCATAGAAGAAGATTTGCTAAGTAGACTAGTAAAATATAACATATTTGAAGTAACTGATGAAAGTGTAAAAAAAGTTTCGGATATAGTATTAGAAAAAGATAGAACTCGACAAGAAATCAACAAAAAATCTATTTTGTTAGATAAACTTCAACAAAATTATAGAAACATAGAAAAAGAATTAGATTATGAGCAAAAAAGATGTAATATTATATTGACTACTAATAATATTAAATGTATCGATGAATTTAAATCAATAGTTAATAATAACTATAAAATATCGCAGCTCAAAGATAAAATAGTTGGACTTGAGAGAATTATAGATAATATACTTGATAATTATACTTATGAACAAATAACTAATATACTTGATACGCATGATACTATTAATCTATCTACTATAAATAATCAATCATTTAATGAAGAGCAAAAATTTAAAGAAATACAAAACAAAGAAGAAATGAAAGTTTTGATTAAAAAAGAAATTGATAGTATTGATAGTAACATAGAATCAATTGAAGAGGTTGAGAAAAGACTAGTTTCAATAGAAGAAGAGATTGAGTTTTATGAGGACAAAATAAAAGAAGGAACTGAAAAAGTTAAAATTGCTGATATTGCAATGCAAAACATTATGCTTATTTCAGATTATATTAAAGGCGATTTTGTACCATTACTTAAAAGTGCTATAAGTGATAATTTTAAGTATGTTACATCAGGTAATTATAAAGAAGTTCTAATTGATGAAGATATGAATATATCAGTGGTAAATAAAGATAATGAAATCATTAATGATCTAAATTCTTTAAGTGGTGGTACACTTGATCAATTATATATTTCATTAAGATTAGGATTAAGTAATTTAATCAGTGATAATAAAAAAATACCACTTATTCTAGATGATAGCTTTATACAATATGATGAAAATAGATTAAAAAAATCTTTAGAGATGTTAAGTAAGGAAAGTAGAAAGAGACAGGTTATATTATTTACATGCCAACAAAGGGAAATTAATATAGTTAAAGAATTAGGAATTGAGTGTAATATTATAACAATTATAAAGTAA
- a CDS encoding DNA repair exonuclease produces the protein MIATFLHTADIHLGVKLKNRGFSLSECEKRRLDIWDTFENIIKIANEENIKYLLIAGDLIDQQYCNFKDMKKISLLFKKINNTKVIITCGNKDPYSITCLYDYIKWPENVFIFKNTEDISKFEFEEDNICIYSLCWGEDNAADMEDEIYNLKVDSDKINILLEHCSIDTEDNCPLTLDESIIKHKFDYCALGHIHKYTVIERNVIFPGTPEPFDYDYVNYEHGIIKGWISKEDLKTEFVPICNRRLISKKIVIKNDYDYNKILDSIRQVGENINIMKDYVKIELAGTISNDISINEIKDAAKQFFYYIDFEDNYTYEKSVTESIGKLRGNIIENYITQFEKEDNQDKLYEKAFELGLQLLKNEGGVK, from the coding sequence ATGATAGCTACATTTTTGCATACTGCTGATATTCATTTAGGTGTAAAGTTAAAAAATAGAGGATTTAGTCTTAGTGAATGTGAGAAAAGAAGACTAGATATTTGGGATACATTTGAAAATATAATTAAAATTGCAAACGAAGAAAACATAAAATATTTATTAATTGCTGGAGATTTAATTGATCAACAGTATTGTAATTTTAAGGATATGAAAAAAATATCATTATTATTTAAAAAAATAAATAATACAAAAGTAATAATAACTTGTGGTAACAAAGACCCTTACTCTATTACATGCCTATATGATTATATTAAGTGGCCTGAAAACGTATTTATATTTAAAAACACAGAAGATATAAGTAAATTTGAATTTGAAGAAGATAATATATGTATATATTCGTTATGTTGGGGTGAAGATAATGCCGCAGACATGGAAGATGAAATATACAATTTAAAAGTAGACAGTGATAAAATCAATATATTATTAGAACATTGCTCTATTGATACTGAAGATAATTGCCCTTTAACATTAGATGAAAGTATAATAAAACATAAATTTGACTACTGTGCTTTAGGACATATTCATAAATATACGGTAATTGAGAGAAATGTTATTTTTCCTGGTACCCCAGAACCATTTGATTATGACTACGTAAATTATGAACACGGCATTATTAAAGGTTGGATTTCAAAAGAAGATTTGAAAACAGAATTCGTACCTATATGCAATAGAAGACTTATTAGTAAGAAAATTGTTATAAAAAATGATTACGATTATAATAAAATATTGGATTCAATCAGACAAGTAGGAGAAAATATAAATATAATGAAAGATTACGTAAAGATTGAATTAGCTGGAACTATAAGCAACGATATTTCTATAAATGAAATTAAAGATGCTGCAAAGCAGTTCTTTTATTATATTGATTTTGAGGACAACTATACTTACGAAAAAAGTGTAACTGAGTCAATAGGAAAATTGAGAGGAAATATAATAGAAAATTATATAACGCAATTTGAGAAAGAAGATAATCAAGATAAGCTTTATGAAAAAGCTTTTGAGTTAGGATTACAATTATTAAAAAATGAGGGGGGCGTGAAGTAA
- a CDS encoding GNAT family N-acetyltransferase yields the protein MIDKTYQTSRLYLKVLKPYHVKNVLEYYTRNAEFLKEWDPVREPYFYTLECQKSILRDEYLDYKRGKSIKFWLINKENNKIIGNICFSNIILGNFKSCFLAYKLDKDEINKGYITEALSKGIKIMFNRYGMHRIEVNIIPRNYRSLRIVEKLNFEKEGFSRNYLKINGVWEDHYHFAKYNDKDESI from the coding sequence ATGATAGATAAAACATATCAAACTAGTAGATTGTATTTAAAGGTATTAAAGCCTTATCATGTTAAAAATGTCTTAGAATATTACACGAGAAATGCAGAGTTTTTAAAAGAGTGGGATCCAGTAAGAGAACCTTATTTTTATACATTAGAATGTCAAAAAAGTATATTAAGAGATGAGTACCTAGATTATAAACGAGGAAAATCAATAAAATTTTGGCTAATAAACAAAGAAAACAACAAAATTATCGGTAATATTTGCTTTAGCAATATTATTTTGGGTAACTTTAAATCGTGCTTTTTGGCATATAAACTAGATAAAGATGAAATTAATAAAGGATATATAACGGAAGCCTTAAGCAAAGGTATAAAAATTATGTTTAATAGGTATGGGATGCACAGAATTGAAGTTAATATAATTCCAAGAAATTATAGGTCTTTGAGAATAGTAGAAAAGTTAAACTTCGAAAAAGAAGGTTTTTCAAGAAACTACTTGAAAATAAATGGAGTTTGGGAAGATCACTATCATTTTGCCAAATATAATGATAAAGACGAAAGTATTTAA
- a CDS encoding sugar MFS transporter, whose translation MNNKINKIYIFFTLFYAYFVLALFECARGNFIPFFIDEFAISNTSISMIISISQFGCVIGYYFAGNISQKYGQKITFILGTSICTIIALSARYLNNVTVLCVFYFIFNIGRSFLCISVDSIVPMVSIGYEVLFINLTHFMYGIGSFTGQKIYGNLLFNNISWRSIYFVLGLIFLFSVVFVLFIKIPKNKYLKTTIKYDKKTFYKNPLLHIFILCFALSSAGEGMITTWFINYMTSSYNLTAINTAKYSSLFFITFALGRLFGGLILQKIGTMKGLKIFMISATICVLCGMMLKQNGLYIISISGFFISVLYPTLVVFSTKVFKECPSLAIGTITTCNSLIYILITIIVGFLNDSIGSYLTFYLAAIFMGLSFLLLKIISKKHKLN comes from the coding sequence TTGAATAACAAAATTAACAAGATATACATATTTTTTACATTATTTTATGCGTATTTTGTACTTGCTCTTTTTGAATGTGCCCGAGGAAATTTCATTCCATTTTTTATTGATGAATTTGCAATTAGCAATACATCCATTAGTATGATTATTTCTATAAGTCAATTTGGCTGTGTAATAGGCTATTATTTTGCAGGCAACATTAGTCAAAAGTATGGACAAAAAATAACATTTATATTAGGAACATCTATATGCACAATTATAGCACTTTCTGCGAGATATTTAAACAATGTTACAGTATTGTGTGTATTTTATTTTATTTTTAATATTGGTCGTTCTTTTTTATGTATTTCTGTTGATTCAATTGTACCAATGGTTTCAATTGGATATGAGGTATTGTTTATAAATTTAACTCATTTCATGTATGGAATTGGTAGCTTTACAGGTCAAAAAATATATGGAAATTTATTGTTTAATAATATTTCATGGAGAAGCATTTACTTCGTTTTAGGATTAATATTTTTATTTTCAGTAGTATTTGTACTGTTTATCAAAATTCCTAAAAACAAATATTTGAAAACTACTATTAAGTATGATAAAAAAACTTTTTATAAGAACCCACTACTTCACATATTTATTTTATGTTTTGCTTTGAGTTCAGCAGGTGAAGGAATGATTACTACTTGGTTTATCAACTACATGACCTCTTCATATAACCTAACCGCTATAAATACAGCTAAATATTCATCATTATTTTTTATAACTTTTGCCTTAGGAAGATTATTTGGAGGCCTAATACTACAAAAAATTGGTACTATGAAAGGATTGAAAATATTTATGATTTCAGCAACCATATGCGTTTTATGTGGTATGATGCTGAAACAAAATGGATTATATATAATTTCTATATCTGGATTTTTTATTTCTGTTTTATATCCAACTTTGGTAGTTTTTTCTACAAAAGTGTTTAAGGAATGTCCATCACTTGCTATTGGAACAATAACTACATGCAATTCGCTAATTTATATATTAATTACTATAATTGTTGGATTTTTAAACGATAGCATAGGATCTTATTTAACTTTTTATCTTGCTGCCATATTTATGGGATTATCATTTTTATTGCTTAAAATTATTTCTAAAAAACACAAATTAAATTAA
- a CDS encoding aminopeptidase yields MTSKKSDLFYNNEFVWEKVDKQEKEAIFSFNKDYMDFLDSAKTERESIKQIVKRAEKEGFVPFSEVKELKAGTKFYSVNKGKMAALVVMGNEPLENGLNIVGSHVDAPRIDIKQNPLYEDGGLALLKTHYYGGIRKYQWVTLPLALYGTVIKKNGEQIDISIGDKEDEPVFYISDLLPHLAKDQNKKTLGEGIEGENLNVIIGSLPFDDKDEDDKFKRNILEILNEKYGIEEEDFISAELEMVPAGKSRDVGLDRGLIAAHGHDDRVCAYASLDAIFETKNNAKTAVALFVDKEEIGSVGNTGMHSQFFNNLVAELIAIQNGQSSELILRRALANSNVLSADVAAALDPTYSSVSEKQNCAVLGKGVTLVKYTGSRGKGGSNDANAEFVGKVRKLFNDNGIHWQTSELGKVDQGGGGTIAYILANYNMNVIDMGVPVLSMHAPVEVVSKIDVYASYKAYLAFFDHFN; encoded by the coding sequence ATGACAAGTAAAAAAAGCGATTTATTTTATAATAATGAATTTGTTTGGGAAAAGGTAGACAAACAAGAAAAAGAAGCTATTTTTAGTTTCAATAAAGATTATATGGATTTCTTAGATTCTGCTAAAACAGAAAGAGAATCAATAAAACAAATTGTAAAAAGAGCTGAAAAAGAAGGTTTTGTTCCTTTTTCAGAAGTTAAAGAATTAAAAGCTGGTACTAAATTCTATAGTGTAAACAAAGGTAAAATGGCAGCATTGGTAGTAATGGGAAATGAACCATTGGAAAATGGATTAAACATAGTTGGTAGCCATGTTGATGCACCTAGAATTGATATAAAACAAAATCCATTATATGAAGATGGTGGACTAGCTCTATTAAAAACTCACTATTATGGTGGAATTAGAAAATATCAATGGGTTACTTTACCGTTAGCTTTATATGGAACAGTAATTAAGAAAAATGGAGAACAAATTGATATATCTATAGGTGATAAAGAAGATGAACCTGTATTTTACATAAGTGATTTATTACCTCACTTAGCAAAAGATCAAAATAAAAAAACTTTAGGTGAAGGTATTGAAGGAGAAAATTTAAATGTAATAATCGGAAGTTTGCCTTTTGATGATAAAGATGAAGATGATAAATTTAAAAGAAATATCCTTGAAATATTGAATGAAAAGTATGGAATAGAAGAAGAAGATTTTATTTCAGCAGAACTTGAAATGGTTCCAGCAGGAAAATCTAGAGATGTTGGTCTAGATAGAGGTCTAATAGCAGCACATGGACATGATGACAGAGTATGTGCGTATGCATCATTAGATGCTATATTTGAGACTAAAAACAATGCAAAAACAGCAGTTGCTTTATTTGTAGACAAAGAAGAGATTGGAAGTGTTGGTAATACAGGAATGCATTCTCAATTCTTTAACAACCTAGTAGCAGAGTTAATAGCTATACAAAACGGTCAATCTTCAGAATTAATTTTAAGAAGAGCTTTAGCAAACAGTAATGTTCTTTCAGCAGATGTTGCAGCAGCTTTAGATCCTACTTATTCTTCAGTGTCAGAAAAACAAAATTGTGCTGTTTTAGGTAAAGGTGTAACATTAGTAAAATATACTGGTAGCCGTGGAAAAGGTGGCTCAAATGATGCTAATGCAGAATTTGTAGGCAAAGTAAGAAAATTATTCAATGACAATGGTATTCATTGGCAAACATCTGAACTTGGTAAAGTTGACCAAGGTGGCGGTGGAACAATCGCTTATATCCTTGCTAATTATAATATGAACGTAATAGACATGGGAGTACCTGTATTAAGTATGCATGCTCCAGTTGAAGTAGTAAGTAAAATAGATGTATATGCTTCTTATAAAGCTTATTTAGCATTCTTTGATCATTTTAATTAA
- a CDS encoding LacI family DNA-binding transcriptional regulator → MITIKDVARLSGVSISTVSRVINDSKPVSPEVRKKVLEIIKETGYKPNDVARSLVTRKSYLIGVIINNLAQSYVADIVRGIEEIGKMYDYDILLCSSYFSVEAQKKYLQLLDRKQAEGIFLVGYNFDDEIVQIAKSLNKPCVYFTKNVKEGMNYISIDNFSASYEATNYMIKQGRKKIAFISDFENRVTVENDKICGYKKALKNNDINIENLNIYVANGRRYHHSYEIGHKILDDLHSIDAILCSNDELAIGIMNYLLDNGIKIPEDISVMGFGSLREGKYVRPELTSIGEPFYDYGAVGMRMLIKTIKGEKHQTGQIELPFTIEKRESVKIKEK, encoded by the coding sequence ATGATTACAATTAAAGATGTTGCAAGGCTTTCAGGCGTTTCTATATCTACTGTGTCTAGAGTTATTAATGATTCTAAGCCTGTTAGTCCTGAAGTTAGAAAAAAAGTTTTAGAGATTATTAAAGAAACAGGATATAAGCCAAATGATGTAGCGAGAAGTTTAGTAACTAGAAAATCGTACTTAATTGGCGTAATTATAAATAATCTTGCGCAAAGTTATGTTGCCGATATAGTAAGAGGTATTGAGGAAATTGGGAAAATGTATGATTATGATATTCTATTATGCAGTAGCTATTTTAGTGTAGAAGCTCAGAAGAAATATTTGCAATTACTGGATAGAAAACAGGCTGAAGGAATATTTTTAGTAGGATATAATTTTGATGATGAAATTGTACAGATTGCAAAAAGTTTAAATAAACCATGTGTTTACTTTACTAAAAATGTAAAGGAAGGTATGAATTACATTTCTATAGATAATTTTTCTGCTTCTTATGAAGCTACAAACTATATGATTAAACAAGGTAGAAAAAAAATAGCTTTTATATCAGATTTTGAGAACAGAGTAACTGTGGAAAACGACAAAATCTGTGGATATAAAAAAGCTTTAAAAAATAATGACATAAATATAGAAAATTTAAATATATATGTTGCTAATGGTAGGAGATATCATCATTCTTACGAAATTGGTCATAAAATATTAGATGATTTACACAGTATTGATGCAATATTGTGTAGCAATGATGAATTGGCAATAGGTATTATGAATTACCTATTAGATAATGGTATAAAAATACCTGAGGATATTTCTGTTATGGGTTTTGGCAGTCTAAGAGAAGGAAAATATGTTAGACCTGAGTTAACATCAATTGGTGAACCATTCTATGATTACGGTGCAGTAGGTATGAGAATGCTTATTAAAACTATAAAAGGTGAAAAACATCAAACAGGACAAATTGAGTTGCCATTTACTATAGAAAAAAGAGAAAGTGTAAAAATAAAAGAAAAATAG
- a CDS encoding AAA family ATPase has translation MDIFSYVAIAIIVIVVYFLFFRNKKAAQKEMNNLSEINYKNQSNVKFDDIAGNYEAKENMNDLVDFMKNPEKYEKFNIRVPKGVLLYGTPGTGKTLLAQALAGEAGVDFYAVSGSDFVQVYAGLGASRIRNLFKKASKSGKSVIFIDEIDAIGKKRMGGSSGSMRGSDESDRTLNALLTEMSGFENNNIIVVAATNRIDTLDSALLRPGRFDRQIEIMLPDKQARKEILKLYVDKANPKENVELDKIAEMTVYFSGAMLENLVNEAKIMAVKEKSENLQLDHLERAYLTVVAGSEQRNINANEEQKKITAYHEAGHAFVSKKLMPENNIVKVSIIPTTKGAGGYTLTTPHNELIITKEKIRNQIKVFLAGRGVEEIFFGKNNITIGAQNDIEKTTAIALDYVTKYGMSETSGLINYNVIAQNFNIKIDIESQIKDLINELYQEVKNIILNNKEYIKIIADMLIENETVSGVEVEDILTINTSVCQSHNS, from the coding sequence ATGGATATTTTTTCTTATGTAGCAATTGCAATTATAGTAATAGTTGTATATTTTTTGTTTTTTAGAAATAAAAAAGCAGCTCAAAAAGAAATGAATAATTTAAGCGAAATAAATTACAAAAATCAATCTAATGTCAAGTTTGATGACATAGCAGGTAACTATGAAGCTAAAGAAAATATGAATGACTTAGTTGATTTTATGAAAAATCCTGAAAAATATGAAAAATTCAACATTAGAGTACCAAAGGGAGTTTTATTGTATGGAACACCAGGAACCGGTAAAACATTGTTAGCTCAAGCCTTAGCGGGAGAAGCGGGAGTGGATTTCTACGCTGTATCAGGTTCTGATTTTGTACAAGTTTATGCTGGACTTGGTGCTAGTAGAATTAGAAATTTATTTAAGAAAGCAAGCAAATCAGGTAAGAGCGTAATTTTTATAGATGAAATAGACGCAATTGGAAAGAAAAGAATGGGCGGTTCAAGCGGGTCAATGAGAGGCAGCGATGAAAGTGACAGAACATTAAATGCTTTATTAACCGAAATGTCTGGTTTCGAAAACAATAACATAATAGTGGTAGCAGCAACAAATAGAATAGACACTTTAGACAGTGCATTATTAAGACCAGGAAGATTTGATAGACAAATAGAAATAATGTTACCAGACAAGCAAGCTAGAAAAGAAATATTAAAGCTATATGTAGACAAAGCCAATCCAAAAGAAAATGTGGAATTAGATAAAATTGCTGAAATGACAGTTTATTTTAGTGGGGCAATGCTTGAAAATTTAGTGAATGAAGCAAAAATCATGGCAGTAAAAGAAAAAAGTGAAAATTTGCAATTAGATCATCTTGAAAGAGCATATTTAACAGTTGTAGCGGGTTCCGAGCAAAGAAACATAAATGCAAACGAAGAGCAAAAAAAGATTACAGCTTATCATGAAGCTGGACATGCATTTGTATCAAAAAAGCTAATGCCTGAAAATAATATTGTCAAGGTATCAATTATACCAACTACAAAAGGAGCCGGAGGATATACTTTAACTACTCCTCATAACGAATTAATAATTACAAAAGAAAAAATAAGAAATCAAATTAAAGTTTTTTTAGCTGGAAGAGGAGTTGAGGAAATATTTTTTGGTAAGAATAATATAACTATTGGAGCACAAAACGATATAGAAAAGACAACTGCAATTGCATTAGATTATGTAACAAAGTATGGTATGTCAGAAACTTCTGGACTAATTAATTATAATGTTATTGCACAAAATTTTAATATTAAAATTGATATAGAATCTCAGATAAAAGACTTGATTAATGAATTATATCAAGAAGTTAAAAACATAATTTTAAATAATAAAGAATATATTAAAATAATAGCAGATATGCTTATAGAGAATGAAACTGTAAGTGGTGTCGAAGTAGAGGATATTTTGACAATAAATACCTCCGTGTGTCAGTCACACAATAGTTGA
- the ispF gene encoding 2-C-methyl-D-erythritol 2,4-cyclodiphosphate synthase has protein sequence MKIGIGYDVHKLVEGRKLIIGGIQIPYKKGLEGHSDADVLIHAIMDSILGALSKRDIGNIFPDTDMKFKDIDSKLLLGNVVELMKSMDYKIGNVDSIIVAQSPKMSPYIEKMRKILANIMETDTENVNIKATTTEHLGFEGQGLGVSAQAVCILERR, from the coding sequence ATGAAAATTGGTATTGGTTATGATGTACATAAATTAGTAGAAGGTAGGAAACTTATAATAGGTGGTATTCAAATACCATACAAAAAGGGTCTTGAAGGACATTCAGATGCAGATGTTTTGATACACGCTATCATGGATAGTATTTTGGGTGCACTTTCAAAAAGAGATATAGGCAATATTTTTCCGGATACTGATATGAAATTTAAAGATATTGATAGTAAACTCTTACTCGGAAATGTTGTAGAACTAATGAAGTCTATGGATTATAAAATAGGCAATGTAGACAGCATTATAGTAGCACAGAGTCCAAAAATGTCTCCATATATAGAGAAAATGAGAAAAATTTTAGCAAATATAATGGAAACAGATACTGAAAATGTAAACATAAAAGCGACAACAACAGAACACTTAGGATTTGAAGGACAAGGCTTAGGAGTATCTGCACAGGCAGTGTGCATCTTGGAAAGAAGATGA